In Rodentibacter haemolyticus, the DNA window AACTTTTCCAACACCAAAACGATCGTCAATCGCAGCGGTATAAACCATCGTGTTCATATTGCGTTCGCGATAGTTATAAGAGGATTGCAGCAAGGTTGTGGATTTACCCGCATTCATTGTGGAATGATAAAAATACAACTTTGCCATTATTTATTGATCCATTTCCAAACGTGATAAGCGATAAATCCTGTGATCGGAGGCAATGCGGAAAGCAAAAATGCCCCGTAAGTCGTGCCGCCTCCGATCTGTTGTCCGGCTAAAGTCAGTAGATTGACAATTTCATCGCTTGGGGTGCTGAAAATCCAAACACCAATCACGATTAATACGATAAAGCAGGCGATACCGGCGGCACGCATTGCTTGAAATTTGGCATCTTTCATTTTTATTCCTTAACTTAAATTGTAGGGAGCTCTGTCATTGGCCAACGTGGTTTTACTTCAATTGCTAATTCGGAATGTTGACCTTGTTTTAAACGTAAAAAACCTGTGTAAGCAATCATTGCGCCATTATCGGTGCAAAATTGTGGCGGTGGATAAAAAACTTCGCCACCCAAATTTTTCATCATTTGAGCTAAGGTTTCACGTAATTTTTTATTGGCACTCACTCCACCGGCAATGACTAGACGTTTATAACCGCTTTCTTTTAAAGCGCGTTTACATTTGATTGCAAGGGTGTCGATTACCGCATCTTGGAAAGCATAAGCAATATCGGCTTTGGTTTGTTCGGTTAATTTGCCTTCTGTTTTGATGGCTTGATTCACGGTGTTGGCTGCAAAGGTTTTTAAACCCGAAAAACTGAAATCAAGCCCCGGTCTATCCGTCATTGGTCGTGGAAAAGTAAAACGGTTCGGTGAACCTTTTTCGGCAAGACGGGAGAGGGCGGCCCCTCCGGGGTAATCTAATCCAAGCAGCTTTGCCGTTTTATCGAAGGCTTCACCGGCGGCATCGTCAATCGATTCACCAATGACTTCATATTTTCCCACGGCATCTACACGTACCAATTGAGTATGTCCGCCGGATACCAGTAGTGCAATAAAAGGAAAGTGCGGTCGATTTTCTGCAAGCATTGGGGCAAGTAAATGCCCCTCCATATGGTGAATACCGATCGCCGGCACATTCCACGCATAAGCAAGCGCGCGTGCAATGGTTGAACCGACCAATAATGCACCGACAAGCCCGGGACCACTGGTGTAAGCCACTCCGTCAATATCTTTGGCGGTAAGGTTCGCTTCTTTCAGTGCCGCCTGAATTAACGGTGCTGTTTTGCGAATATGATCGCGTGAAGCAAGCTCCGGTACAACGCCACCGTAATCTGCGTGCAATGCTATTTGAGTATAAAGCTGGTTGGCAACCAAGCCTTTTTTTTCATCATAAATTGCCACACCCGTTTCATCACACGAGGTTTCAATTCCTAAGATTTTCATTGATTTTCTCAATTTTGTTTCTAAAATAAGGCGCGATTTTACCTTGTTTACTCGGTTTTAACCAGTTGAAACCGTAAATATTAAGGCTAATTACGCATTCTCTCCTTTACTTTTGCCCTAAAAGTAGATTAGAATTGCGACCTTTGTTGAATTTGCCATCTTTATTGGCATAGATAAAATTTTTAAATTGCAATTAAATTAAACTCATTGAGGTGATTGGCTTATGCCTGTAATTAAAGTACGTGAAAACGAATCATTTGACGTAGCTTTACGTCGTTTCAAACGCTCTTGCGAAAAAGCCGGTATTTTGGCAGAAGTTCGCGCTCGTGAATTCTACGAAAAACCAACTACAATCCGTAAACGTGAAAATGCAACGCTTGCGAAACGTCACGCTAAACGCAACGCTCGCGAAAATGCGCGTAATACCCGTTTATACTAATTTGTAGTATTTTCTAACTCGAGTTTATACAAACCGTGGTTCCTTTGGTATCACGGTTTTGTTGCTTTAAAATTCACATCAAAATAACCGCACTTTCACCGTCATATCTAGGAGGCAAAGGCAATGAAAGGCTTAATTCCACGCCCGTTTATTGATGATTTGCTGACAAAATCCAATATTATTGATGTGATCAATTCGCGTGTGAAGCTCAAAAAAGCAGGGCGGGATTATCAAGCCTGTTGCCCTTTTCACCACGAAAAAACACCTTCTTTCACGGTGAGTGAAAAAAAACAGTTTTACCATTGCTTCGGTTGTGGTGCACACGGTAATGCCATTTCTTTTTTAATGGATTATGACAAACTTGAATTTGTTGAGGCGATTGAAGAGCTTGCAGCAATGGCAGGGTTGGAAGTGCCTTATGAAAAAAGGGCGAATAATAGTGGAAAACCGCAAGCCAGCTATCAAACAAAGCGTAATTTGTATGAACTAATGCAATCAATCGCTTCGTTTTATCAAACTCAGTTGCCTTTGAATGTACCGGCACAAAGCTATGTACGACAGCGGGGACTTTCAGCGGAAATTATTGCCCGTTTCCAAATCGGTTTCGTACCAAATGCGATGGATACGATATTACGCAAGTTTGGCGTAAACCGTGAAGAACAACAAAAGTTGTTTGACCTCGGTATGCTTTCGCGCAACGAACGTGGAAATATTTACGATAAATTCCGTCATCGGATTATGTTTCCTATTCGGGATAAACGTGGACGCACGGTTGCATTCGGCGGACGTGTATTGGGTGATGAAAAACCGAAATATTTAAATTCACCGGAAACCGTTACTTATCACAAGGGGAGCGAACTTTACGGCTTATATGAAGCCTTACAAGCAAACGATGAACCGGCTAGATTGCTTGTGGTTGAAGGTTATATGGACGTGGTGGCATTGGCACAATTCGGTGTGGATTATGCCGTCGCCTCTCTTGGTACTTCAACGACTTCGGAGCAAATTCAGCTTCTTTTCCGTTCTACCGAACAAGTGATTTGCTGTTATGATGGTGATCGTGCAGGGAGAGATGCTGCATGGCGTGCTTTGGAAAATGCTTTACCTTATTTGGAAGACGGTCGGCAAATTAAATTTATTTTCTTACCCGATGGGGAAGATCCCGATACTTATATTCGCCGATACGGCAAAGAAAAATTTGAAGAATATATTGAAAGTGCGCAATCACTGTCTGAATTTCTCTTTGCGCATTTAAGTCCTCAAGTGGATTTTTCCACAAAAGAGGGGCGAGGCAAATTGGTTGCTCTTGCCGCCCCCTTAATTCAACAAATTCCGGGTAACGCTTTGCGTTTGTCATTGCGTAATACTTTAGCGCAAAAACTGGGGATCTTTGATGAATCACAGTTAGAAAGCCTTATTCCAAAACAATCTGGGAACAAGCTATCTACAGGTGCCGATGCTCAGCCTAAAATGAAACAAACACCGATGCGGGTGGTTATTTCGCTACTTTTGCAAAACACGCACTTGGTGAATCGTATTACAGAAGCCGGGCTTATGGCGTTGCGGGCAGAGGCTGGCTACGATTTATTGGAAAAATTGACCGCACTTTGTCGTGAACGCGAGGGCATCACCACCGGACAAATTTTAGAATATTTTCGTGATACGGAATATAGTCGCCCCCTTGAAATTCTTGCAACTTGGGAGCATTTACTGGACGATACCGAAATTATCAATGCTTTTTCACAAAATTATCGCCGATTGAATATTCAAGCCATTGAGCGCGATATTGAAATGCTCATTGCTAAAGAACGATCAGCAGGATTAACAGAGCAGGAAAGACAAGTGCTTGTTATGCTGATTACCAGCAAAGAAGAACAGAAAAAACAGTTAGTTAATCCATAGCAACAATGATAAAATCTTTCGCTCAAAGCGAAAAATTTATCTTCACAAATTAACGCGACACGGGTATAAAAATGGAACAAAATCAACAATCTACCGCTGAACAATATTCAGAGCAAATTGAACAACTGATGGAATTGGGACGTACGCAGGGTTATTTAACTTATGCTGAAATCAATGACTTACTTCCGGAAGATGTCATCGATCCGGAATACTACGATAAGCTCCTGCAAACGTTGCAAAATGATGCGGGTATTCCGGTGTTAGATGAAGCTCCGGAAAGCGATGATATGATGTTAAACGAGACGATTCCGGATGAAGATGCAGTAGAAGAAGCGACTCAAATTCTTTCTAATGTTGAATCTGAAATCGGTCGTACAACGGATCCGGTGCGGATGTATATGCGTGAAATGGGTACCGTTGATTTGCTTACTCGTGAAGATGAAATCAGTATCGCTAAACGTATTGAAGAAGGGATTGATGAAGTTCAAACCTCCATTGCCGCTTATCCGGAAGCCTTAAGCGATTTAATCGCGCAATATGAACAAGTTGAGGAAGGTAACGTTCGTTTAGCCGATCTGATCACAGGTTTTGTTGATCCGAATGTCGTTTCAGAGGAAGAGGCGGAATTATCCGATGATTTTGATGAAGATGACGAAGAGCTTGATTCTGCGGCGGATGTAGATGATAACGAAAATGAAGAAGAGGATAGTGAATCGGGTTCTGACGACAGTGGAGATTCTGATAATAGTATCGATCCTGAAGTCGCCCGTGAGAAATTCACTCAGTTGAAAGATCAACATATCAAGACCCTTGAAGCGATTGAAAAACATGGTCGTGATCATAAAAAAGCGCAAGCGCAGATCGTCTTATTAGGTGAGGTTTTTAAACAGTTCCGCCTTGTTCCAAAGCAATTTGATGTGCTTGTGTTATCAATGAAAAATATGATGAAGCGTGTTCGTGGTGAAGAGCGTCAGCTACAAAAAGTATTGATTGATATTGCCGGTATGCCGAAGGACGAATTTGAAGTTCTGATTAATAAATACGGTAGTAACGATGCTTGGTTAGACAAAGCGCTTAAATCCAGCAAACCTTGGGCTAAGCGTTTACCGAAATATGAGGAGCGGATTCGTCAGGCCATTGCGAATTTAGTTGTCTTTGAACAACATTCAAAGTTAACCGTTCAACAAATGCGGGCTATTTGTGATGCGGTGGCACGAGGCGAACAAAAAGCCCGCCGTGCGAAAAAAGAAATGGTGGAAGCGAATTTACGTTTGGTGATTTCTATTGCCAAAAAATACACAAACCGAGGTTTACAATTCTTAGATTTAATCCAAGAAGGTAATATCGGCTTAATGAAAGCGGTGGATAAATTTGAATATCGCCGCGGCTATAAATTCTCTACTTATGCAACTTGGTGGATTCGTCAGGCAATTACACGTTCCATTGCCGATCAAGCCCGCACTATTCGTATTCCGGTTCATATGATTGAAACGATTAACAAATTAAATCGAATTTCTCGTCAAATGTTGCAAGAAATGGGGCGTGAAGCCACTCCGGAAGAACTGGCGGAACGTATGGGAATGCCGGAGGATAAAATCCGTAAGGTGCTAAAAATTGCGAAAGAACCTATTTCAATGGAAACCCCTGTCGGCGATGACGATGATTCGCATTTAGGGGATTTTATTGAAGATAGCACACTTGAATTGCCGTTAGACTCAGCCACGGCACAAAGTCTGAAAGCGGCAACTCACGAAGTGTTGGAAGGATTAACCCCACGTGAGGCAAAAGTGTTACGTATGCGTTTCGGTATTGATATGAATACGGATCACACCCTTGAGGAAGTGGGAAAACAATTTGATGTAACGCGTGAACGTATTCGTCAGATTGAAGCAAAAGCCTTACGCAAACTTCGTCATCCAAGTCGCTCGGAAACATTGCGCAGTTTCTTGGATGATTAATTAAATTGTAAAAACAAAAAGGATAACCGAGGGTTATCCTTTTATTTTGTCTGAAACAAAGATAACCGCACGTTAAAGTGCGGTCAGATTTTAATGTGTTTTTGTTAACCGACTACGAAAGGGAGATAACCTGCCCGAATAGCAAATGGAATGGAGGTAATCACTACGCCGAGTACTAACACGATAAACAACGTGATATTGCCTCCCCATACTCGGTAAGGAAGATTTGAGTGAACTCGGCGTGCTTTCCACACGAGACTTACCGGTAACACCACTGCGTAAAAAGCAAACATTTGACCGGCATAGCCCAACGCAAGAATGAAACCTTCCGGATAGAATAAGGCAAATGCAAGTGGTGGAACAAAGGTTAGCAAACCAAGAGAAATACGACCTGCTGAAATGTTAAATGAACGTTTTAACAAATCCTCAATACATTCTAATAACCCCAACCCTACGCCTAAGAAAGAAGTAACCAACGCCAAAGTAGAGAATAATTTGACCGCACTTGCGATAACCGAGCTACCGGTAATGGCAAGGGTTGCTTTCACCAAACCGTTTAAGGTCGCATCTTCTTTTAAAATTTGTAGGAACTCATTTTGAGTTAGTAAACCGTGTGTAGAAAGCTGCCATAAAATGTATGCGCCGAGTGTAATAGCCGAGCCGACTAAAATAGAAATACGCAACGCTTTTACATTACCGCCCAAATATTTATTTAAACTTGGAATCGACCCGTGAAAGCCAAATGCAGTGAAAAACACCGGACTGGCAGAAATTATTAAAGCGTTATCAATCGGCATTGCCAATAGATTGGTCATTTTGATTTCCGGCAGCATTAAGCCTAACACAACGGCGAAGGTCGCCAGCATAACGAAGAACAAAACACGATTGATTTTATCCACACTGTGCGTACCAATCACAATAAATATGCCGAAAATGGCAGTGAATAAAAGAATGCTGATTTTACTATCAACTCCTTCCGGTAATAAACTGTTTAATAAAGAACCGCCGCCACTCACATAAGCGGCAATTAAGGCGTATAAGAAAATAATTAAGACGGCGGTAGCGACAATGCGCCCGAATTTTCCAAAATATTGTTCGGCAAGTGTGCCGATCCCGGCATCACTGTCAGCCGTTTGATACAATTCCACAAATAAAAGCGCGGTGAAAGTGAGCAATGCCCAAAGTCCGAATAATAAGGCTAAAGTAAAGCCGAAACCGATACCGGCTGATGTGAGAGGCATTGCTAACATTCCGGCACCAATCATCGTGCCGGAAACGAGCAATGTACTACCAACGGTTTTGTTCATAATCATTATTCCTTAGTTTGTAATGTTAAATTTACGCAGATTGTATTTTAAAATTTACACAATGTAAACGCTTTGTAACAAATATTCTTCAACCACAAAATGAATAAGTAACCGCCTCTATTATTGACCGCACTTTCTCGCTACAATAGCCGACAAATCGACTAAGACAAATAAAGAATAGGAGATCTTATGATTTACAGTATGACGGCATTCGCACGCCTTGAAATAAAAAAGGATTGGGGCGATGCGGTGTGGGAGATTCGTTCCGTTAATCAACGTTATTTAGAAAACTTTTTCCGTTTGCCGGAACCGTTTCGCGGCTTGGAAAATACCTTACGGGAGAAACTTCGTCAAAACCTCACCCGTGGCAAAATTGAATGTTCTCTACGTATTGAAACAAAAAAACAAACCAATGCAGAATTGAATCTAAATAAAGATCTGGCGAACCAAGTGATTCAATCTTTGCAGTGGATTAAAGCGCAAGCCGGCGAGGGCAAAATTAATTTAACGGATGTGTTACGCTATCCCGGCGTGGTAGAAGCGCAAGAGCAGGATTTGGATGCGATTAGCCAGGATTTATTGATAGCCTTTGACTCGCTTTTAAAAGATTTCATAGCAATGCGGGGACGTGAAGGTGAAAAATTACAATTGATTATTCAACAACGCTTGGAAAACATTTCCGTTGAAGCGGAAAAAGTGCGGTCACAAATGCCGATAGTTTTACAATGGCAGCGTGAGCGTTTACTACAACGTTTTGAAGAAGCGCAAATTAGCCTTGATCCGCAACGTGTTGAACAAGAAATGATTTTACTGGCGCAACGGGTGGATGTGGCGGAAGAACTTGATCGCCTTCAAATGCATGTAAAAGAGACCGAGAATATTTTGAAAAAAGGCGGTGCCGTAGGGCGTAAATTAGATTTTATGATGCAAGAGCTTAATCGAGAATCCAACACCCTTGCTTCTAAATCAATTAATGCGGATATTACGGCTTCGGCAGTGGAATTGAAAGTGCTTATCGAACAAATGCGTGAGCAAATTCAAAATTTGGAATAGGGGGGGAAATGGCGCAATTTATCCAACTTAACGATTACCGACTTATTGAAGTTTATGGCGTTGATGCAGAGAAATATTTGCAAGGGCAGCTCACCACTGACGTGGTTATGCTGGCAGAGGGGGCAACAACACTCACTGCCCATTGTGATCCAAAAGGTAAAATGAGTGCGATTTTCCGCTTATTGAAAGTTAATGGTGAACGATTTTTCTTCCTAGTGAAAAAGGATTTATTACCGAGTGCATTGGATAACTTAAAAAAATATGCGGTATTTTCTAAAGTCAGTTTTGATTTACGGGATTGGCAAATTGTAGGCGTAATCGGTGAAAAATGTGGAAAAATACAACCGCACTTTACTTTAGAAATTGATGAACAACGGGCAATTTTGTTAAATGAAATCCCTTTGCCGATAGCTTTTAACAGCGATGAAAAACAATGGGAATTGGCAGATATTCAAGCCGGTATTCCAAGTTTGAACGCCAAAATTCAAAATGAGTTTATTCCGCAAGCGTTAAATTTACAGGCGATTGAGCAGGCGGTTTCTTTTACAAAAGGTTGCTACATCGGGCAAGAAACGGTGGCTCGCGCAAAATACCGAGGGGCGAATAAGCGCGCAATGTTTGCTTTAAAGGGCAATAGCCAAAGCCTACCTGAAATTGCGACCGAGATCGAAATGCAACTTGAAACCGGCTGGCGCAAAACCGGCACGATTACAAGTGCGGTCAATATTGAGGGTGTTTTATGGTTGCTGGTGGTGATGAATAATGATGTGGATACCAACCAAGCATTTCGTTTACCACAAGACGGTAGCAATCTTGAAATTCAGCCTTTGCCTTACGTATTAAATTAAAGATGAAAGCGAAATACTATCTCGGCATTATGTCCGGTACGAGCCTTGATGGTGTGGATGTGGCATTGGTGGATTTTGCATCTGCTCAACCTAAATTGATTGCTGCTGACTTCACACCTATGCCCGAAAATTTACGGACAAAAATCACTGAACTGGTGCAATCCGGTAAAACCGATTTACAGCAATTCGGTGAACTGGATCATCAACTCGGCTTACTTTATGCTGATTGTGTAAATAATTTTTTACAATCTCAGCAAATTTCAGCGGAAGCCGTAGAAGCCATTGGCTGTCATGGGCAAACGGTGTGGCATTCACCGCAGGGAGAATTTCCTTTCACTATGCAAATCGGTGATATGAATTTAGTTGCCACGCGCACAGGCATTACCACCGTGGGGGATTTTCGCCGTAAAGATATGGCATTTGGCGGGCAGGGCGCACCCTTGGTACCGGCATTTCATCAAGCTATTTTTTTTGATCCTCATTATGCGACCGCGGTTTTGAATATTGGCGGCATTAGCAATGTCTCTTTGTTGCTGCCTGATCAGCCGATAATCGGTTTTGATATTGGGCCGGGAAATACCTTACTTGATCAGTGGATCGAAAGACACCAAGGCGTATCTTATGATAAAAACGGCGAATGGGGGGCAACAGGGAAAATTAATGAAGCCTTGTTAAATAATTTGCTGGATGAACCTTTCTTCCGACAGCCACCGCCGAAAAGTACGGGGCGAGAGCAGTTCAATTTGCCTTGGCTGGCAGCTAAAATTGAAAAAACACAAGAAAAAACGACCGCACTTTTACTGCAAGATATACAAGCCACTTTGGTCGAATTTACCGTTCGTACTATTTCGGATAGCCTAAATATTGATACGGCGTTACCAAAGCGGTTATTGGTTTGCGGTGGTGGCGCGAAAAACACATTGATGATGCAACGTCTTAAACATCACTTGCCACAATGGGCTATTTATATGACCAACGATTTTGGAATGGATTCGGATTATGTGGAAGCGGCAGCTTTTGCATGGTTGGCTTACCGCCGAATATATAATCAATCGGGGAATTTACCGGAAGTAACCGGTGCCGAAAGTGCGGTGAGTTTAGGGGCGATTTTTCCAAAGCCTTGAGTTTCTTCGTTCCCTCATTTATGTGAAAGGCAGTCCTTTGCCTTTGCTATAACAACATATCATCATAAATTTACTTCCATAGGAAAATACAGTGAACGAACAACTTCTCCACACACTCTCCGCATTAATTACAGAACAACGTAATCCGAATTCAATGAATATCGATCAACTTTCCGCTTTAGACATCGTGACATTAATGAACGGGGAAGATAAACGGGTTCCTCTCGCGATTGAACGGGTGTTGCCGCAAATCGCACAAGCGGTGGAAGCCATTGTAAAAGCATTCCGACAAGGGGGGCGTTTAATATATATCGGTGCGGGTACCAGTGGACGATTGGGGGTGTTGGATGCGTCAGAATGTCCGCCTACTTTCGGTGTTAACGGGGAAATGGTAAAAGGCATTATTGCTGGTGGCGAACGGGCGATTCGTTATCCGGTGGAAGGGGCGGAAGATAATCCGGCTGCCGCAGTAGAAGATTTGCAGGCTATCCGTTTTAGTAAAAAAGATGTACTGGTTGGTATTGCAGCAAGCGGTCGCACACCTTATGTATTGGGAGCATTAAAATATGCCAAGCAACTTAGAGCGGGAACCGTGTCTATTGCAAGTAATCCACAGTCGGCAATGGCAGAACTGGCGGATATTGCCATTGATACCGTTGTCGGCGCAGAAGTGCTGACGGGGTCAAGTCGTTTAAAATCCGGCACGGCACAAAAGTTGGTATTGAATATGCTTACGACCGCTTCGATGATTTTGCTCGGTAAATGCTATGAAAATTTAATGGCAGATGTGCAGGCAAGTAACGAAAAGCTGAAGACCCGCGCTATTCATATTGTTATGCAGGCAACCGAATGTGATAAAGCAACCGCTGAACGAACCTTAATCCTTGCAGAACAAAATGCAAAACTGGCGATTATGATGATTCTAAGCGGATTAGAAAAAAATGAGGCGAAAGCCCTGTTAGAAAAAGAGAAAGGGCAGCTGAGAAAAGCACTCAATAATTAGTCGCTATCACGTCTGATGGTACCGTTACATTATTGATTTGGTATTTATCGGGATACGAAGTATGGTATCCCCTAACGAGCACTCTGTTTTGTTATTTTTCGCTTGTTTTATGGATTTATTCGGCTTTTTATTTCCCTTTTTCTAGTCCTTACTACCATTCAATGGTAAAATTCGGCATTTTTATGAGTGAGGAAATGATGTCTTTAGTTGAATTTGTTATGGATAAGTTAGACGACTTAAAAGGCACGGATATTGTGCATTTTGATGTGCGTGGGAAATCTTCGATCACGGAAAATATGGTGATTTGTACCGGTACGTCTAGTCGTCAAGTTTCTGCAATGGCGGATAATTTAATCGCAGAATGTAAAAAAGCCGGTGTGGAAACCTTTGGTGAAGAAGGGAAAAATACGGCGGATTGGATTGTGGTGGATTTAGGTCAAACCATTGTTCACATTATGCAGCGTGAAGCGAGAGAAATGTACCAGTTAGAAAAACTTTGGGCGTAAAGTGCGGTTGGTTTTTAGGGAATTTTTCGGAATTATACATTAGGTTACACAAAAGCTGTGTAGGGTGGGCAAATTATTGCCCACCGTTTCAATCTATATTTTCGGTGGGCAATAATTTGCCCACCCTACAGTTGTAGCAGCGACATAAGGCTAGAATTTTTATTCATTAAGGAATATTTGTGAAAATCACATTAATTGCGGTAGGGACGAAAATGCCGGCATGGGTAACGAGCGGATTTGAAGAATATCAACGCCGTTTTCCTAAAGATATGCCTTTTGACTTGATTGAAATTCCTGCCGGTAAGCGTGGAAAAAATGCGGATATTAAGCGTATTTTAGAGCAAGAGGGGAAAGCGATGTTGGCGGCTTGCGGAAAAGCGAAAGTGGTGACATTGGATATTCCGGGTAAACCTTGGACAACGCCGCAGCTTGCCGAACAATTAGAAGCTTGGAAGAACGATGGGCGTGATGTTTGCCTATTGATTGGCGGGCCGGAGGGGCTTTCTCCCGAATGTAAAGCGGCGGCAGAGCAGAGTTGGTCACTTTCTCCTTTAACTTTACCTCATCCGCTTGTGCGTGTGGTAGTAGCGGAAAGTTTATATCGGGCTTGGTCGCTTATCACCAACCACCCTTACCACCGAGAGTAAAGTGCGGTCAATTTTTAATGAATTTAAAGAAATTTTTTGCAGCCCCCACTCACGAACCGATTCGCGATAAAAAAGCGGAGCGGAATCTTTTTGCCCGCCGAACATTAGTGGCGTTCATTGGCATTATTGCGCTCACCGGAGTGTTGTTCGCCAATATTTACCATCTTCAAATCGTTAATTTCGATACCTATCAAACACGCTCTAACGGCAATCGAATCAAACTCTTGCCCGTACCGCCGACCCGTGGGCTGATTTATGATCGCTATGGCGAATTATTGGCGGAAAATCTCACTTTCTTCGGGCTATATATCGTGCCGGAAAAAACGGAGAATTTAGACCGCACTTTTGATGAACTTCGCTATATTGTCGGCTTGACGGATGAAGATATTAAACAATTCAGAAAAGAACGTCGCCGTGGTACGCGATATACTTCGATTATGCTCAAAGCAAATTTGACGGAAGAACAAATTGCACGTTTTTCAGTAAACCAGTACCAATTTCCAAGTTTGGAGGTGCGCCCTTATTTTAAGCGTAATTATTTATACGGCGAGGTTATGACACATATTCTCGGCTATGTGGGCAAGATTAATGATAAGGATGTGGAAAGACTCAAAAAGGAAGAGAAATCTGCTAACTATGCCGGTTCTCATGATATGGGGAAGCTCGGTATCGAACGTTATTATGAAGACCAGCTTCACGGCATCACGGGATTTGAAGAAGTCGAAATTAATAACCGTGGCAAGGTGATTCGTAAATTACGAGAACAACCCGCAAAAGCCGGGAAAAGTATTCATTTGACCATCGATCTCGCTCTTCAACGTTATGTTACCGATTTGCTCGCCGGGCAAAAGGGAGCGGTTGTTGTTTTAG includes these proteins:
- the rsfS gene encoding ribosome silencing factor, whose translation is MSLVEFVMDKLDDLKGTDIVHFDVRGKSSITENMVICTGTSSRQVSAMADNLIAECKKAGVETFGEEGKNTADWIVVDLGQTIVHIMQREAREMYQLEKLWA
- the murQ gene encoding N-acetylmuramic acid 6-phosphate etherase, producing MNIDQLSALDIVTLMNGEDKRVPLAIERVLPQIAQAVEAIVKAFRQGGRLIYIGAGTSGRLGVLDASECPPTFGVNGEMVKGIIAGGERAIRYPVEGAEDNPAAAVEDLQAIRFSKKDVLVGIAASGRTPYVLGALKYAKQLRAGTVSIASNPQSAMAELADIAIDTVVGAEVLTGSSRLKSGTAQKLVLNMLTTASMILLGKCYENLMADVQASNEKLKTRAIHIVMQATECDKATAERTLILAEQNAKLAIMMILSGLEKNEAKALLEKEKGQLRKALNN
- the ygfZ gene encoding CAF17-like 4Fe-4S cluster assembly/insertion protein YgfZ encodes the protein MAQFIQLNDYRLIEVYGVDAEKYLQGQLTTDVVMLAEGATTLTAHCDPKGKMSAIFRLLKVNGERFFFLVKKDLLPSALDNLKKYAVFSKVSFDLRDWQIVGVIGEKCGKIQPHFTLEIDEQRAILLNEIPLPIAFNSDEKQWELADIQAGIPSLNAKIQNEFIPQALNLQAIEQAVSFTKGCYIGQETVARAKYRGANKRAMFALKGNSQSLPEIATEIEMQLETGWRKTGTITSAVNIEGVLWLLVVMNNDVDTNQAFRLPQDGSNLEIQPLPYVLN
- the rlmH gene encoding 23S rRNA (pseudouridine(1915)-N(3))-methyltransferase RlmH; this translates as MKITLIAVGTKMPAWVTSGFEEYQRRFPKDMPFDLIEIPAGKRGKNADIKRILEQEGKAMLAACGKAKVVTLDIPGKPWTTPQLAEQLEAWKNDGRDVCLLIGGPEGLSPECKAAAEQSWSLSPLTLPHPLVRVVVAESLYRAWSLITNHPYHRE
- a CDS encoding anhydro-N-acetylmuramic acid kinase is translated as MKAKYYLGIMSGTSLDGVDVALVDFASAQPKLIAADFTPMPENLRTKITELVQSGKTDLQQFGELDHQLGLLYADCVNNFLQSQQISAEAVEAIGCHGQTVWHSPQGEFPFTMQIGDMNLVATRTGITTVGDFRRKDMAFGGQGAPLVPAFHQAIFFDPHYATAVLNIGGISNVSLLLPDQPIIGFDIGPGNTLLDQWIERHQGVSYDKNGEWGATGKINEALLNNLLDEPFFRQPPPKSTGREQFNLPWLAAKIEKTQEKTTALLLQDIQATLVEFTVRTISDSLNIDTALPKRLLVCGGGAKNTLMMQRLKHHLPQWAIYMTNDFGMDSDYVEAAAFAWLAYRRIYNQSGNLPEVTGAESAVSLGAIFPKP